In one window of Cytophagaceae bacterium ABcell3 DNA:
- a CDS encoding S46 family peptidase — protein MFKRVICLSFIFLTCFQNLVKADEGMWLPLLIERNFEEMERLGIKLTPEDIYSVNNSSIKDAIVNFGGFCTGEIVSDQGLILTNHHCGYESIQTHSSVENDYLSDGFWASSHEEEKFTEGLSVTFLVRMEDVTSEVLAAASSGDEQAIQAVTEELESKAVEGTHYDAEIKDFYGGNEYYLFVYETFEDVRLVGAPPSSIGKFGGDTDNWMWPRHTGDFAFFRVYAGPDGKPAAYDPDNVPLQPRHHLPVSLKGVEKGDFTMVLGYPGNTQRYLTSEGLREVVELKNSARIKIREKRLEVMKADMDASEEIRIKYSPKYYQVSNYYKYFIGQNQGVKRLNVIDRKKKEEQAFMEWVQADESRKGKYGNLMDNYEKIYDASREVTVPYVYLEEALLAPEVMLLAYQMNEFYEVLSADLDQEIIDSVTAELRDEMRDHFKNYNAPTDRNLMVALFEMYYNDVDKEFHPSAFDKIKKNTTKSFERLADRIFKKSMLVSEEKVNAFLDNPTAEALEKDVAFQLAQTVIQEFREKAGPVLGGVYMALGQQERVYLSALKQLKEGKNMYPDANFSMRLTYGTVQSYYPRDGVKYLHGTTLRGIMEKEDPDSEEFIVPAKLKELHDNNDFGRYESDGTVPVCFITNNDITGGNSGSPVINAEGHLIGTAFDGNWEAMSGDLVFEPELQRCIVTDIRYVLFIVDKFAGATHLIEEMTLIEADEEAEVEEMEEAVPQEVD, from the coding sequence ATGTTTAAAAGAGTTATTTGTCTTTCATTTATCTTCTTGACCTGTTTTCAGAACTTGGTCAAAGCAGATGAAGGGATGTGGTTGCCCTTGCTAATTGAGCGTAATTTTGAAGAAATGGAACGCCTTGGCATAAAGCTTACACCTGAAGATATTTATAGTGTCAACAATTCGAGTATAAAAGATGCTATAGTAAACTTTGGAGGATTTTGTACAGGTGAAATAGTTTCTGACCAAGGGTTGATCCTTACCAACCACCATTGTGGATACGAGTCTATCCAAACACACAGTTCGGTAGAAAACGATTACCTGTCTGACGGTTTTTGGGCTTCTTCGCATGAGGAAGAAAAATTTACCGAGGGTCTTTCTGTGACTTTTTTAGTGCGGATGGAGGATGTTACTTCTGAAGTATTGGCTGCTGCAAGCTCAGGAGATGAGCAGGCTATTCAAGCGGTTACAGAAGAACTTGAAAGTAAGGCAGTAGAGGGTACCCACTATGATGCTGAAATTAAGGATTTCTATGGTGGTAACGAATACTACCTGTTTGTTTATGAAACTTTTGAAGATGTTCGCTTAGTAGGCGCACCGCCTTCTTCTATTGGTAAATTTGGAGGAGATACTGACAACTGGATGTGGCCTAGGCATACCGGCGATTTTGCCTTCTTTAGGGTATATGCTGGTCCTGACGGAAAGCCTGCTGCATACGATCCTGACAATGTTCCTTTACAACCAAGACACCATCTTCCTGTATCGTTAAAAGGGGTAGAAAAAGGTGACTTCACCATGGTGCTTGGTTATCCAGGAAACACCCAGAGATACCTTACCTCTGAAGGTTTAAGAGAAGTAGTGGAACTGAAAAATTCAGCTAGAATCAAGATTAGGGAAAAAAGATTGGAGGTAATGAAAGCCGATATGGATGCTTCTGAAGAAATCCGTATTAAGTATTCTCCAAAATATTATCAGGTAAGTAATTACTATAAGTACTTTATTGGTCAAAACCAAGGTGTAAAGCGCCTGAACGTTATAGACAGGAAAAAGAAAGAAGAACAGGCTTTCATGGAATGGGTGCAGGCTGATGAAAGCAGAAAGGGGAAATATGGCAACTTAATGGATAACTACGAAAAGATCTATGATGCCAGCCGTGAGGTTACTGTTCCTTATGTGTATTTGGAAGAAGCTTTATTGGCTCCAGAGGTGATGCTATTGGCTTATCAGATGAACGAGTTTTATGAGGTGCTTTCTGCTGACCTGGATCAAGAAATTATAGATTCGGTAACTGCTGAACTAAGGGATGAGATGAGAGACCATTTCAAAAATTACAATGCGCCAACTGATCGTAATTTGATGGTGGCTTTGTTTGAAATGTATTACAATGATGTAGATAAAGAATTCCATCCGTCTGCATTTGACAAAATAAAGAAAAACACCACTAAGAGCTTTGAACGTTTGGCCGACCGTATTTTTAAGAAATCAATGTTGGTTTCTGAAGAAAAGGTGAATGCGTTTCTAGATAACCCAACGGCAGAAGCTTTAGAAAAAGACGTAGCTTTTCAACTGGCACAAACCGTTATTCAGGAATTCCGTGAAAAAGCCGGACCTGTTTTGGGTGGTGTGTATATGGCTTTGGGTCAACAGGAGCGTGTATACCTTAGTGCATTGAAACAGTTGAAAGAAGGGAAAAACATGTATCCAGATGCAAACTTTTCTATGCGTTTGACTTATGGTACTGTACAAAGTTATTATCCAAGAGACGGTGTTAAGTACTTACATGGTACGACGCTAAGAGGTATTATGGAGAAAGAAGATCCAGACAGTGAAGAGTTTATTGTTCCTGCCAAACTAAAGGAGTTGCATGACAACAACGACTTTGGGCGTTATGAAAGCGATGGTACTGTGCCGGTATGTTTTATTACCAATAATGATATTACTGGTGGTAACTCTGGTAGCCCTGTAATAAATGCAGAAGGTCATTTGATCGGAACTGCTTTTGATGGAAACTGGGAAGCCATGAGCGGTGACTTGGTTTTTGAGCCTGAATTGCAGCGCTGTATTGTTACTGATATCCGCTATGTATTATTTATTGTAGATAAATTTGCCGGGGCAACCCACCTGATAGAGGAAATGACTTTGATTGAAGCAGATGAAGAGGCTGAGGTTGAAGAAATGGAAGAAGCCGTTCCTCAGGAAGTTGACTAA
- a CDS encoding MerR family transcriptional regulator, with protein sequence MPYKEKNIEKRYYTIGEVADMFKVATSLIRFWESEFEIIRPRKNSKGNRQYTSEDIKNIKLVYHLVKEKGYTLQGANEIIKVQKDKVKDNAEMIYSLEKIKSFLVELRNNLP encoded by the coding sequence GTGCCTTATAAAGAGAAAAATATAGAAAAGAGGTATTATACCATAGGTGAAGTGGCAGATATGTTTAAGGTCGCCACATCCCTTATTCGCTTTTGGGAGTCGGAGTTTGAAATAATAAGACCCAGAAAGAATAGTAAGGGAAACCGTCAATATACCAGTGAAGATATCAAGAATATCAAACTGGTTTATCACCTGGTCAAAGAGAAAGGTTATACCTTGCAGGGGGCTAATGAAATTATTAAAGTGCAAAAAGACAAAGTGAAAGATAATGCCGAAATGATTTATTCTCTTGAGAAAATTAAATCGTTTTTAGTTGAATTAAGAAATAACTTGCCCTAG
- the dprA gene encoding DNA-processing protein DprA, producing MNNSKFFEVAIGLIPGIGSSLTRQLVSYCGSVEQVFKYPKGKLLRIPGIGEKHAMAIIEKKVFPEAEKILKKAEQQNVKLLFYTDKEYPVRLRQINDAPVLIYYKGNADLNNSKSIGIVGTRRATDYGKELTQKIVNDLMPHQPLIVSGLAYGVDICAHKAAVACGLPTIGVMATGVDRIYPPVHKSTALKMQDRGGVLSEYVFGTEPDAHRFPSRNRIIAGMCDAVIVVEAAVSGGALITAEIANDYNREVLAVPGKIGEEYSSGCNNLIKKHKASIYTGVKDIEYLLNWDLDQSAPKVNNCAWDRALYTDDENCILELLAGVEFLHVDEISWKSQISLSRLASVLLGLECRNVIKQLPGKKYKFTS from the coding sequence ATGAACAATAGTAAATTTTTTGAAGTAGCCATTGGGCTTATTCCTGGAATAGGAAGTTCTTTAACAAGACAGTTAGTTAGTTATTGTGGTTCGGTAGAGCAGGTTTTCAAATATCCTAAAGGTAAGCTTTTAAGGATACCGGGTATAGGGGAGAAACATGCTATGGCCATAATCGAGAAAAAAGTTTTTCCGGAGGCCGAAAAAATTTTGAAAAAAGCAGAGCAGCAAAATGTGAAACTGCTTTTTTATACGGACAAGGAGTATCCGGTAAGGCTGCGCCAGATTAATGATGCACCCGTGTTGATTTACTATAAGGGTAATGCCGATTTAAATAATAGTAAGTCTATCGGCATTGTTGGCACACGGCGGGCTACTGACTATGGCAAAGAACTTACGCAGAAAATAGTAAATGACCTTATGCCTCATCAGCCGCTTATTGTTAGTGGCTTGGCGTACGGTGTAGATATTTGTGCCCACAAAGCCGCTGTGGCATGTGGTTTGCCTACTATAGGAGTGATGGCCACTGGTGTAGATAGGATTTACCCTCCTGTGCATAAATCTACAGCGTTAAAAATGCAGGATAGAGGTGGGGTTTTGAGTGAGTACGTATTTGGCACAGAGCCTGACGCACACCGGTTTCCTTCAAGGAACAGGATTATTGCAGGCATGTGCGATGCGGTCATAGTGGTAGAAGCAGCAGTTTCTGGCGGAGCTTTAATTACAGCAGAAATAGCCAATGACTACAACCGGGAGGTACTTGCTGTTCCAGGAAAAATCGGCGAAGAATATTCTTCTGGTTGTAACAACCTAATTAAAAAACATAAGGCTAGTATTTATACAGGCGTTAAAGATATTGAATATTTGTTAAATTGGGATCTAGACCAAAGTGCTCCTAAAGTTAATAACTGTGCTTGGGATAGAGCATTATATACGGACGATGAAAACTGTATATTGGAATTGCTTGCCGGTGTAGAGTTTCTTCATGTGGATGAAATTAGCTGGAAGTCCCAAATATCACTTAGCAGGCTGGCGTCCGTATTGTTAGGGCTGGAATGTAGAAATGTTATTAAGCAGCTACCTGGAAAAAAGTATAAATTTACTTCTTGA
- a CDS encoding DnaJ domain-containing protein, with product MQFTYYQILGISPTANQEEIKAAFKKLAVKYHPDKNPGSSFAEEHFKKVNEAYQVLSDPRKRKQYDLRQMYQRQRSYSSTSTASYAEKPKPKPKASYKARRPSAKKKPGVKLAHVFMSLGIFAVLIVAAVFFYNFMNRFASDKYFAEGIDLKAKGFYVQAYQKFSESVELNPENPDPYAERAALRIHLFDDYRGSISDYNSHIAFSEEPAAEVYFDRAMAYVNLKKYKPAVEDLNVFLSQYPENDSALFVRAEIKNYALSDPANAIKDYNKLLDIDDQLVDAWYGRGVGRLYVGQYDSSVIDLKRALELEPDRMEIVYHMGLAYFAKGDTVTACRDWKVADENGYEYAGEAYKKHCRSFVPVE from the coding sequence ATGCAATTTACATATTATCAAATTTTAGGGATTTCTCCTACTGCCAATCAAGAGGAGATAAAAGCTGCTTTTAAAAAACTTGCTGTCAAATATCACCCTGACAAAAATCCTGGGAGCTCTTTTGCTGAGGAGCATTTTAAGAAGGTAAACGAAGCCTACCAAGTGCTTTCTGACCCTAGAAAGCGTAAGCAGTATGACTTGCGGCAAATGTATCAACGGCAACGGAGCTACTCAAGTACATCCACGGCTTCTTATGCAGAAAAACCAAAGCCCAAACCAAAAGCATCATACAAAGCCAGAAGACCAAGTGCAAAGAAAAAGCCTGGTGTAAAGCTGGCTCATGTTTTTATGAGCTTAGGGATATTTGCTGTATTGATTGTCGCTGCGGTGTTTTTTTATAACTTTATGAACAGATTTGCTTCTGACAAATACTTTGCAGAAGGAATAGATTTGAAAGCAAAAGGGTTTTATGTCCAAGCGTACCAAAAGTTTTCAGAGTCGGTGGAGTTAAATCCTGAAAACCCCGACCCGTATGCTGAACGGGCAGCCTTGAGAATTCACCTCTTTGACGATTATCGTGGAAGTATTTCTGACTATAACTCTCACATCGCTTTTTCCGAAGAACCTGCCGCTGAAGTTTACTTTGACCGAGCCATGGCTTATGTAAACCTTAAAAAGTATAAACCAGCTGTTGAAGACTTAAATGTTTTTTTGAGTCAATACCCAGAAAACGACAGCGCTTTGTTTGTAAGGGCTGAAATAAAGAACTATGCATTGTCAGATCCTGCAAATGCTATTAAAGATTATAACAAATTGTTAGATATTGATGATCAGTTGGTAGATGCGTGGTATGGGCGGGGTGTCGGCCGTTTATATGTGGGCCAGTACGATTCTTCCGTTATTGATTTAAAGAGAGCACTAGAGCTCGAACCTGATCGGATGGAAATAGTGTATCACATGGGTCTTGCTTATTTTGCAAAAGGAGATACAGTGACTGCATGTAGAGATTGGAAGGTGGCTGATGAAAATGGCTATGAATATGCTGGTGAGGCTTATAAGAAGCATTGCAGGAGCTTTGTGCCTGTTGAATAA
- a CDS encoding gliding motility-associated C-terminal domain-containing protein → MKRIFILFFLLLFSRFGYSQLNEFASLEGWPDIFVQGWHLMGEAYTGSTQGGDIRPEVILVDNSRLDRAGGAFFSLPFDAGACQRWRVTFDFRIFDGNGADGLAFSFLRELPQEQDLRHGSKVGLPAFPRGLAVVFDTYNNRVDNDYSTSSPAFCEGENPEIQIFYGDGTVDYDECSELHRVERVSGLRSSSFNTARVDYDNGQLKVFLNGTLMLEGAYDLNYKGYFGFSASTGGRADNHSIKNVSIEGKTPAVDADAGEDQVICDGEEVRLGGDQNYPENYVFEWSPNLPDEASSLQNPTVRPQANGHEPANYLYTLKAGDPEDNCFSYDEVRVTVNPLPNADAGNDKEICIGQEVEIGTTPAASGGLPPYNYQWLQNDRQVASGCETAVVSPEVPSTYYLSVSDANGCIGKDSMWVDVIPVPLPVVSVSEPFELCEGNKEALATHHDNDYNYLWNTGERENEINITRPGHYWVEVTPVGGCTVRDSVYISHCKPEIQAVNLFTPDGNGLNDTFKIGAKDYSKFSLSIYNRWGSRVFYSEDPEDAWDGMNSSDGVYYWHVKIKGFDKYDFWEHYKGVLTLLRDHEQ, encoded by the coding sequence TTGAAACGTATATTTATACTTTTCTTTCTACTGCTGTTCAGTAGGTTTGGCTATTCACAGCTTAATGAATTTGCTTCCTTGGAAGGCTGGCCGGATATTTTTGTACAGGGATGGCATTTGATGGGAGAAGCTTATACTGGCTCTACACAAGGTGGCGATATACGTCCTGAAGTAATTTTGGTGGACAATAGCCGATTAGATAGGGCTGGCGGGGCTTTCTTCAGTCTACCTTTCGATGCCGGTGCCTGTCAGCGGTGGAGGGTAACATTTGACTTCAGGATATTTGATGGTAATGGCGCTGATGGTTTGGCTTTTTCTTTTTTAAGGGAATTGCCACAAGAGCAAGATTTGAGGCATGGAAGCAAAGTCGGTTTGCCTGCTTTCCCCAGAGGACTGGCCGTAGTTTTTGATACTTATAACAACCGGGTAGATAATGATTACTCTACATCCTCACCTGCTTTTTGTGAAGGTGAAAATCCTGAAATACAGATTTTTTACGGAGATGGTACGGTAGACTATGATGAGTGCAGTGAGCTACATCGAGTGGAGCGGGTAAGCGGCCTTAGGAGCAGTTCCTTTAACACCGCCAGGGTTGACTATGATAATGGTCAATTGAAGGTGTTTTTGAATGGAACCTTGATGCTGGAAGGTGCTTATGATTTAAATTATAAAGGGTACTTCGGATTTTCTGCTTCTACCGGTGGTAGGGCAGACAACCATTCTATAAAAAATGTAAGTATTGAAGGAAAAACACCCGCTGTTGATGCAGACGCAGGTGAAGACCAAGTTATTTGTGATGGCGAAGAGGTAAGGTTAGGGGGTGACCAAAACTATCCTGAAAACTATGTTTTTGAATGGTCGCCGAATTTGCCTGATGAAGCCTCTAGCCTTCAAAACCCTACTGTTAGACCCCAAGCCAATGGTCATGAGCCGGCAAATTATCTATATACATTAAAAGCTGGAGATCCTGAGGATAATTGCTTTTCTTATGATGAGGTAAGGGTAACGGTAAATCCTTTGCCTAATGCAGACGCAGGCAATGACAAAGAAATTTGCATAGGTCAGGAGGTTGAAATTGGGACAACTCCTGCGGCCTCTGGAGGATTGCCTCCATATAACTATCAGTGGCTACAAAATGATAGACAGGTTGCCTCTGGTTGCGAAACTGCTGTCGTGTCCCCTGAAGTGCCCTCTACTTATTATTTATCTGTTTCTGATGCCAATGGTTGTATCGGAAAAGACTCGATGTGGGTAGATGTCATTCCTGTTCCACTGCCAGTTGTTTCTGTCAGTGAACCTTTTGAACTTTGTGAAGGAAACAAAGAAGCACTTGCGACACATCATGATAATGACTATAATTACCTTTGGAACACAGGTGAAAGGGAAAATGAAATTAATATTACCAGGCCTGGTCATTACTGGGTAGAGGTGACACCAGTAGGAGGGTGTACTGTTAGAGACTCTGTTTATATTTCTCACTGTAAGCCAGAAATACAGGCAGTTAACTTATTTACACCTGATGGGAATGGTTTAAACGACACCTTTAAAATAGGCGCAAAAGACTATAGTAAGTTTAGCCTGAGCATATATAACCGATGGGGGAGCCGTGTTTTTTATTCTGAAGACCCCGAAGATGCATGGGACGGAATGAACAGTAGCGACGGTGTATACTATTGGCATGTGAAAATAAAAGGATTTGACAAATACGATTTTTGGGAACATTATAAAGGGGTTCTTACTTTGCTGAGAGACCATGAACAATAG